A DNA window from Anaerolineales bacterium contains the following coding sequences:
- a CDS encoding dipeptide ABC transporter ATP-binding protein, translated as MRSEPKAAFPYLLEVRNLKKHFPIQKGFFFTKVIGHVKAVDDVSFFIRPGETLGLVGESGCGKTTTGRLIMRAYDPTSGEVWFDDCKLGRVNVAELDSKQLRQIRMNMQMIFQDPYSSLNPRMNLLQIVGEPLLVNGVAKGRELRERVAELLRVVGLRPEYMIRYPHAFSGGQRQRIGVARALALNPQLVVCDEPVSALDVSVQAQTLNLLQDLQKDFNLTYLFISHDLSVVEHISDRVVVMYVGKLVEHARTEELFYNPKHPYTEALLSAVPKPDPRRRTTPIILQGDVADPAHPPGGCYFHPRCRFCIERCRTEEPQLREIAPEHYVSCHRADELALAGVSEIAGKESAN; from the coding sequence ATGAGATCCGAACCGAAGGCGGCCTTCCCGTACTTGCTCGAGGTGAGAAACCTCAAAAAGCATTTCCCGATTCAAAAAGGCTTTTTTTTCACCAAGGTCATCGGACACGTAAAGGCCGTCGACGACGTCAGCTTTTTCATCCGGCCCGGCGAAACGCTGGGGCTGGTGGGGGAAAGCGGATGCGGAAAAACCACCACCGGGCGGCTGATCATGCGCGCCTACGATCCGACCAGCGGCGAAGTGTGGTTTGACGACTGCAAACTCGGACGGGTGAACGTCGCCGAATTGGATTCCAAACAGCTTCGCCAAATTCGCATGAACATGCAGATGATCTTCCAGGACCCATACTCCTCCCTGAACCCGCGCATGAACCTGCTGCAGATCGTCGGGGAGCCGCTGTTGGTCAACGGAGTCGCCAAGGGAAGGGAATTGCGGGAGCGGGTCGCCGAATTGCTGCGCGTGGTCGGCCTTCGTCCGGAATATATGATCCGATACCCGCACGCTTTTTCGGGGGGCCAACGCCAGCGGATCGGCGTGGCCCGCGCCCTGGCGCTCAATCCGCAATTGGTGGTTTGCGACGAGCCCGTCAGCGCGCTCGACGTTTCGGTCCAGGCCCAAACCCTGAACCTTTTGCAGGACCTGCAGAAGGATTTCAACCTGACGTACCTGTTCATCTCCCACGATCTCAGCGTGGTGGAGCACATCAGCGACCGGGTGGTGGTGATGTACGTCGGCAAACTGGTGGAGCACGCGCGCACCGAGGAGCTGTTTTACAACCCGAAGCATCCCTACACCGAAGCCCTGCTTTCGGCGGTGCCCAAGCCCGATCCGCGCCGTCGGACGACACCCATCATCCTGCAGGGGGATGTGGCCGACCCGGCCCACCCGCCCGGCGGATGTTATTTCCACCCGCGGTGCCGCTTCTGCATCGAGCGGTGCAGGACGGAGGAGCCGCAGTTGCGCGAGATTGCGCCCGAGCATTACGTCAGCTGCCATCGGGCAGACGAGTTGGCTTTGGCCGGGGTGTCGGAAATCGCCGGAAAGGAGTCGGCGAATTAA
- a CDS encoding ABC transporter substrate-binding protein, whose translation MSKRKITRREFLQVTAMTVGGTTLAACGTATPTPAPTTAPKPTAAPTVETGAAYKEPAMLESLVADGTLPPVAERLPENPWVAPVLDSNGVSGGIIHRGYTGPGDKWGMSKLCDRGMVWFDLDLVMQPRQCESWEVNEDGSQYTFHIRKGMKWSDGVEFKSSDVRFWYEQVKLNKTLYPATDGKWWTGSSDAKRYMTVETPDDYTFIFKYQDPKPLLIYIIGREGIGTPEHYMKEWIMDTATDKDALQAKVTAAGFESWDKYWIDNRQFYMWNTELPHLGPWTAKNDLNSEKWIIERNPYFFGVDSDGMQLPYLDAVHSRKFADTQTFNLWIANGEIDFQARRVQVGDYTYFKENESSGDYQVVVCPSARHMVVVLNQASKNEQLRAFFMNRDVRIALSLAINRPGINELNYLGLGTPRQYSPLTLSPQYYEKLSNAYIEYYPAKANQMLDDAGYAARDAEGFRKYSDAEDAETIFFVLEGQFGAGTPDEDAGQQVVKMFKAVGVKCEYKFVEQTLYNQHYTSNDMDAAWWFADRTVVPLAAEALIFRGVASDRPFVDAYNKFFDDPENPIAIEPPADHYVRKLHDLWDQILKTGDPAAQNDLFRQMLDIWAEELPMIGVVGELPALTIVKNGLKNFASSPNDDTTCDEYVRNPETLFWEDPSQHMDDA comes from the coding sequence ATGAGCAAGCGCAAGATCACCAGACGCGAATTCTTGCAGGTTACCGCGATGACCGTGGGCGGCACCACCCTGGCGGCCTGCGGCACCGCCACCCCCACGCCGGCCCCGACCACCGCGCCCAAGCCCACGGCCGCCCCCACCGTGGAGACCGGCGCCGCTTATAAAGAACCGGCCATGCTGGAATCCTTGGTCGCCGACGGCACACTGCCGCCGGTTGCCGAGCGTTTGCCGGAAAATCCGTGGGTCGCCCCCGTCCTGGACAGCAACGGCGTCTCCGGCGGGATTATCCATCGCGGCTACACCGGCCCGGGCGACAAATGGGGCATGTCCAAACTCTGCGACCGCGGCATGGTCTGGTTCGACCTGGACCTGGTTATGCAGCCGCGTCAGTGCGAATCCTGGGAGGTCAACGAGGACGGATCGCAGTACACCTTCCATATCCGCAAGGGCATGAAGTGGTCCGACGGCGTGGAATTTAAATCGAGCGACGTCCGCTTTTGGTACGAGCAGGTCAAGCTGAACAAGACCCTCTACCCCGCGACGGACGGCAAGTGGTGGACCGGCAGCAGCGACGCCAAGCGCTATATGACGGTCGAAACGCCGGACGACTACACCTTCATCTTCAAGTACCAGGACCCCAAACCGCTGTTGATCTACATCATCGGCCGCGAAGGGATCGGAACGCCCGAGCACTACATGAAGGAATGGATCATGGACACGGCGACCGACAAGGACGCCTTGCAGGCCAAGGTCACCGCGGCGGGCTTCGAATCCTGGGACAAGTACTGGATCGACAACCGGCAGTTCTACATGTGGAACACCGAACTGCCGCACCTCGGCCCCTGGACCGCTAAGAACGATCTCAACTCGGAAAAGTGGATCATCGAACGCAACCCCTACTTCTTCGGGGTCGATTCCGACGGCATGCAGCTCCCGTACCTCGATGCGGTGCACAGCCGGAAATTCGCCGACACCCAGACCTTCAACCTCTGGATCGCCAACGGCGAGATCGACTTCCAGGCGCGCCGGGTGCAGGTCGGCGATTACACCTACTTCAAGGAAAACGAATCCTCCGGCGATTACCAGGTCGTGGTCTGCCCGTCGGCCCGGCACATGGTGGTGGTGCTCAACCAGGCCAGCAAGAACGAGCAGCTGCGCGCGTTCTTCATGAACCGCGACGTGCGGATCGCCCTCTCGCTGGCGATCAACCGGCCCGGAATCAACGAGTTGAACTACCTCGGCCTGGGCACCCCGCGCCAGTACAGCCCGTTGACCCTCTCGCCGCAGTACTACGAAAAACTCTCGAACGCCTACATCGAGTACTATCCGGCCAAGGCCAATCAGATGCTCGACGACGCCGGATACGCCGCCAGGGACGCGGAAGGCTTCCGCAAGTATTCGGACGCCGAAGACGCGGAGACGATCTTCTTCGTCCTGGAAGGCCAGTTCGGCGCCGGAACGCCCGACGAGGACGCCGGCCAGCAGGTGGTCAAGATGTTCAAGGCCGTCGGCGTGAAGTGCGAGTACAAGTTCGTGGAGCAGACGCTCTACAACCAGCACTACACCTCCAACGACATGGACGCCGCCTGGTGGTTCGCCGACCGGACGGTCGTCCCGCTCGCGGCCGAAGCCCTCATCTTCCGCGGCGTGGCAAGCGACCGGCCCTTCGTCGACGCCTACAACAAGTTCTTCGACGATCCCGAAAACCCGATCGCCATCGAACCGCCGGCGGACCACTACGTCCGCAAGCTCCACGACCTCTGGGACCAGATCCTCAAGACCGGCGATCCGGCCGCGCAGAACGACCTCTTCCGCCAGATGCTCGACATCTGGGCCGAGGAACTGCCCATGATCGGCGTGGTCGGCGAACTGCCCGCGCTGACCATCGTCAAGAACGGGCTCAAGAACTTCGCCTCCAGCCCGAACGACGACACCACCTGCGACGAGTACGTCCGCAATCCCGAAACGCTCTTCTGGGAGGATCCGTCGCAGCACATGGACGACGCGTAA
- a CDS encoding ABC transporter permease, with product MLGYILRRIAIMIPTLIVISIITFIIIQLPPGDFLTSYAASLRSQGEVVDEAELEVMRERYGLNQPVYVQYAKWIWGIVSRNDWGQSMSLQVPVKDLIWQRMALSMVLSVVSLIVGWFIAIPLGVYSATHQYSIVDYVVTFISFMGIGTPSFLLGLVVMYVAMNSLGLSVGGLFSDKYLLAPWSWEKVVDLAKHIWIPISILAFNGTAGGLRTTRANLLDELNKPYVETARSKGLKEGRVIWKYPVRVALNPFFSTVGWELANLIGGATLLSIVLNLETEGPMLLNALTAQDMYLAGSFLFLLSIMTVIGTLVSDILLAWVDPRIRMT from the coding sequence ATGCTCGGATACATCCTGCGCCGGATCGCGATCATGATCCCGACGCTGATCGTCATCTCCATCATCACCTTCATCATCATCCAGCTGCCGCCGGGGGATTTCCTGACCTCGTACGCCGCCAGCCTGCGGTCCCAGGGCGAAGTCGTCGACGAGGCCGAATTGGAAGTGATGCGCGAACGCTATGGGCTGAACCAGCCCGTCTACGTGCAATACGCAAAGTGGATCTGGGGGATCGTATCCCGCAACGACTGGGGGCAGTCGATGTCGTTGCAGGTGCCGGTCAAGGACCTGATCTGGCAGCGGATGGCGCTTTCGATGGTCCTGTCGGTGGTCTCGCTGATCGTCGGCTGGTTCATCGCCATCCCGCTCGGGGTGTATTCCGCCACGCACCAATATTCCATCGTCGATTACGTCGTAACCTTCATCAGCTTTATGGGGATCGGCACGCCCAGCTTTTTGCTGGGGCTGGTCGTGATGTACGTTGCCATGAACTCCCTCGGGCTTTCCGTGGGAGGACTGTTTTCCGACAAATATCTGCTGGCGCCCTGGTCGTGGGAGAAGGTCGTCGACCTGGCCAAGCACATCTGGATTCCGATTTCGATCCTGGCGTTCAACGGGACGGCCGGCGGGCTGCGCACCACCCGCGCCAATTTGCTGGACGAGCTCAACAAACCGTACGTCGAGACGGCGCGCTCCAAAGGGCTGAAGGAAGGGCGTGTCATCTGGAAGTACCCGGTCCGCGTGGCGCTCAACCCCTTCTTCAGCACCGTGGGCTGGGAACTGGCCAACCTGATCGGCGGAGCCACCTTGCTGTCGATCGTCCTCAACCTGGAGACCGAAGGCCCGATGCTGCTCAACGCGCTGACCGCCCAAGATATGTACCTGGCGGGCAGTTTCCTGTTCCTGCTCAGCATCATGACGGTGATCGGAACCCTGGTGTCCGACATTCTCCTGGCGTGGGTCGACCCGCGCATCCGCATGACGTGA
- a CDS encoding ABC transporter permease, translated as MPKPPKVVLEKEAQIEEKIAVASPLTMMWWKFRKHKMAVASSVFLVFMYLLAVFCEFASPYLPDETLARYKSAPPSVIRLVDASGRLHLPFVYQSEVSRDPETLRTIYTENPEIRHPIKLFVKGPPYKFWGLWETDIHLFGLDASTEEERLMLFGADRIGRDVFTMTIYGGRISLSIGLIGVAISLSAGIIIGGISGYYGGGVDNVIQRIIEFIRSIPHIPLWMALSAALPLEWSVLKVYFAISIILSLVGWTSMARTVRGRFLAMREEDFILSARLTGSSEGRIILVHMVPSFLSYIIAILTLAVPYMILSETSLSFIGLGLRAPAVSWGVLLAEAQNVRSIALTPWVFWPAVAVISTVLAFNFLGDGMRDAADPYAR; from the coding sequence ATGCCGAAGCCGCCCAAGGTTGTCTTGGAAAAGGAAGCCCAGATAGAGGAGAAGATCGCCGTCGCTTCGCCGCTGACGATGATGTGGTGGAAGTTCCGCAAGCACAAGATGGCGGTGGCGAGCAGCGTGTTCCTGGTTTTCATGTACCTGTTGGCGGTCTTCTGCGAGTTCGCTTCGCCCTATCTGCCGGATGAAACCCTCGCCCGCTACAAATCGGCGCCGCCGTCGGTCATCCGCCTCGTCGACGCCTCGGGCAGGCTGCACCTCCCGTTCGTGTATCAAAGCGAGGTCTCGCGGGATCCGGAAACCCTGCGCACCATCTACACCGAAAACCCCGAAATCCGGCATCCGATCAAGCTCTTTGTCAAAGGCCCGCCCTACAAATTTTGGGGGCTGTGGGAAACCGACATCCACCTGTTCGGGTTGGACGCGTCGACCGAGGAGGAGCGCCTGATGCTCTTCGGCGCCGACCGGATCGGGCGCGATGTGTTCACCATGACGATTTACGGCGGGCGCATTTCGCTCTCGATCGGCCTGATCGGCGTAGCCATCAGCCTGAGCGCGGGGATCATCATCGGCGGAATTTCGGGCTACTACGGCGGCGGCGTCGACAACGTCATCCAGCGGATCATCGAATTCATCCGATCCATTCCGCACATCCCGCTGTGGATGGCGCTCTCGGCCGCGCTGCCCCTGGAGTGGTCGGTCCTTAAGGTGTATTTCGCCATTTCGATCATCCTTTCGCTGGTCGGCTGGACGAGCATGGCCCGCACGGTGCGCGGCCGCTTCCTAGCGATGCGCGAGGAGGATTTCATCCTATCGGCCCGGCTGACGGGCTCGAGCGAGGGGCGCATCATCCTGGTGCATATGGTGCCCTCTTTCCTGAGCTACATCATCGCCATCCTCACCCTGGCCGTTCCGTACATGATCCTGAGCGAGACGAGTTTAAGCTTCATCGGCTTGGGCCTGCGCGCGCCGGCCGTCAGCTGGGGCGTGCTGCTGGCCGAGGCGCAAAACGTCCGCTCGATCGCGCTGACGCCGTGGGTCTTTTGGCCGGCGGTGGCGGTCATCTCGACCGTGCTGGCGTTCAACTTCCTGGGCGACGGAATGCGCGACGCCGCCGATCCCTACGCGCGGTAG
- a CDS encoding ABC transporter ATP-binding protein, whose translation MTDLKTYFFLDEGTVKAVDGADMEIRKCSTLGVVGESGCGKSVAARSIMQIVAKGGRVVDGKILFHHQLCEPGADRRGSPSAEIIDLAKLDPQGEAIRAIRGAEISMVFQEPMTSLSPVHTIGNQIGEVISLHQKLSPKLARERAIEMLDHVGMPLPGRTVDRYPHELSGGMRQRAMIAMALSCHPSLLIADEPTTALDVTTEAQILALMRRLQEELGMSILFITHNLGVIAQMADRVAVMYLGKVVEDAAVDELFYNPLHPYTQALLQSIPRLGFKQGRAERLASISGSVPDPYNLPKGCPFHPRCARRVPGVCEKEEPPRVIVEPGHEVRCVLYKPPSG comes from the coding sequence ATGACGGACCTGAAAACCTATTTCTTCCTCGACGAGGGGACGGTCAAGGCCGTCGACGGCGCCGACATGGAGATCCGCAAGTGCAGTACCCTTGGGGTGGTGGGCGAGAGCGGCTGCGGAAAAAGCGTCGCCGCGCGGTCGATCATGCAGATCGTCGCCAAGGGTGGACGGGTGGTCGACGGCAAAATCCTGTTCCATCACCAGTTGTGCGAGCCCGGCGCGGACCGGCGCGGGAGTCCGTCGGCGGAAATCATCGACCTGGCCAAGCTCGATCCGCAGGGGGAGGCCATCCGCGCGATCCGCGGCGCCGAGATTTCGATGGTGTTTCAGGAGCCGATGACATCCCTCAGCCCGGTCCACACCATCGGCAACCAGATCGGGGAAGTGATTTCCCTGCACCAAAAATTGTCGCCGAAATTGGCGCGCGAGCGGGCCATCGAAATGCTCGACCATGTCGGCATGCCCCTCCCCGGGCGCACCGTCGACCGCTACCCGCACGAGCTTTCCGGCGGCATGCGCCAGCGGGCGATGATCGCCATGGCGCTTTCGTGCCATCCCAGCCTGCTGATCGCCGACGAACCCACCACCGCGCTCGACGTGACCACCGAAGCCCAGATCCTTGCCCTGATGCGCCGCCTGCAGGAGGAGCTCGGGATGTCGATCCTGTTCATCACCCACAACCTGGGGGTGATCGCGCAGATGGCGGACCGGGTGGCGGTGATGTACCTGGGGAAGGTGGTGGAAGACGCCGCGGTGGACGAGCTGTTCTATAACCCCCTGCATCCCTACACCCAGGCGCTGCTGCAATCCATCCCGCGCCTGGGGTTTAAGCAGGGGCGCGCAGAGCGGCTGGCGTCCATCAGCGGTTCGGTGCCGGATCCGTACAACCTTCCCAAAGGCTGCCCGTTTCATCCGCGCTGCGCCCGGCGCGTTCCGGGCGTGTGCGAGAAGGAAGAACCGCCCCGCGTGATCGTCGAGCCGGGGCACGAAGTGCGCTGCGTTCTCTACAAGCCGCCGTCGGGATAG
- a CDS encoding glycosyl hydrolase 115 family protein, protein MVEATLDPFAARAPSYISFEEREGAFPLSTTRRSAPLCVSPEDHPGVVRIARLLQEDLRRVTDAEPDLLQDSVPCAKAAVLIGTLGRSPLLDRLGKAGTFDAVGLAGKREAFVLQTVRHPLPGLESALVIAGSDKRGTLYGMLDLSLRIGVSPWYWWADVPVPKRRGLFVLPGRHTLGEPAVVYRGIFINDESPSLDKWAHETFGGFNHAFYEKVFELILRLKGNLLWPAMWGRAFYDDDRLNPESADLFGIVIGTSHHEPMMRAHQEWSRYGTGSWNYQANEQVLREFWEAGIRSMGQKETIVTLGMRGDGDMPMTTETNLELLQRIIRDQRGILARLTGKDPAEIPQQWALYKEVQEYYDQGMQVPDDVTLLFSDDNWGNIRRLPEPGAPPRSGGYGVYYHFDYVGDPRNYKWLNTSPIARTWEQMHLAYRHGVRRIWIVNVGDIKPMEFPASFFLDYAWKPETWPAERLPEYTRLWAEQQFGPGHAEAVARILAQYTQFNSRRKPELLSPETYSQVNYREAETVAGEYHRLAEEAERLQNALPEEYRDAYHQLVLHPVKACANLNALYVAAGRNRLYAGQGRAATNDLAEEVRRLFARDAEYSRYYNETMAAGKWNHMMDQTHIGYTTWQQPKENVMPELREIELPDAADMGVAMEGSGAWWPHAAAEAVLPEFDCYRRPARILEVFNRGRRPFDFEVRTEQPWLSVSPARGTVEKERRLEVRVDWDRAPRGASRAALTVIGPRGARVVVQAPVHNPSAPKAEQVCGFVEGGGCVSMEAEHYSRAVETASVRWLRIPDFGRTLSGMTPMPVTAPSQTPGGETPRLEYRMHLFRGGKVRVLAYLAPTLDFRNAQGLRYGVSFDDEPPRTVRFLVTNPHPDWMKAVSDNIILADSEHDLGAPGEHVLKFWMVDPGVVLEKLVVDTGGVKPSYLGPPESYRRLDPA, encoded by the coding sequence ATGGTCGAAGCTACGCTCGATCCTTTTGCCGCGAGGGCTCCTTCCTATATCTCCTTCGAGGAACGGGAAGGGGCCTTTCCGTTGTCGACTACGCGGCGATCCGCGCCTTTGTGCGTCTCCCCGGAGGATCATCCGGGAGTGGTCCGGATCGCCCGGCTGCTGCAGGAGGATCTCCGCCGGGTGACGGACGCGGAGCCCGACCTGCTCCAGGACTCGGTTCCGTGCGCGAAGGCGGCGGTTCTGATCGGGACGCTCGGCCGCAGTCCGCTCCTCGACCGGCTGGGGAAAGCCGGGACGTTCGACGCGGTGGGCTTGGCCGGAAAGCGGGAGGCGTTCGTTCTGCAAACGGTCCGCCATCCGCTTCCCGGCCTGGAAAGCGCGCTGGTGATCGCCGGCAGCGACAAGCGCGGAACGCTGTATGGAATGCTCGACCTTTCCCTGCGGATCGGCGTCTCACCCTGGTATTGGTGGGCGGACGTGCCGGTGCCGAAGCGGCGCGGGCTGTTCGTCCTGCCGGGGCGCCACACCCTGGGCGAGCCGGCCGTGGTCTACCGCGGCATTTTCATCAACGACGAATCGCCCTCGCTCGACAAGTGGGCGCACGAAACCTTCGGCGGGTTCAACCATGCCTTTTACGAAAAGGTCTTCGAGCTGATCCTGCGTTTGAAGGGCAACCTGCTCTGGCCGGCGATGTGGGGGCGCGCCTTTTACGACGACGACCGCCTGAATCCGGAGTCGGCCGACCTGTTTGGGATCGTGATCGGGACTTCGCACCACGAGCCGATGATGCGGGCGCATCAGGAATGGTCGCGCTACGGAACCGGATCCTGGAACTACCAAGCCAACGAGCAGGTCCTGAGGGAATTCTGGGAGGCCGGCATCCGCAGCATGGGCCAGAAGGAAACCATCGTCACCCTGGGCATGCGCGGCGACGGCGATATGCCGATGACCACAGAGACGAACCTCGAACTTCTGCAGCGGATCATCCGGGATCAGCGTGGGATCCTCGCCCGCCTCACCGGGAAGGATCCGGCCGAAATTCCGCAGCAATGGGCGCTCTACAAAGAGGTGCAGGAATACTACGACCAGGGCATGCAGGTGCCCGACGACGTCACCCTGCTCTTTTCCGACGACAACTGGGGCAATATCCGCCGCTTGCCTGAGCCCGGCGCGCCGCCCCGGAGCGGCGGATACGGCGTCTACTACCATTTCGATTACGTGGGCGATCCGCGCAATTACAAGTGGCTGAACACCAGCCCGATTGCGCGGACCTGGGAGCAGATGCATCTGGCGTACCGCCACGGCGTGCGGCGGATATGGATCGTCAACGTCGGCGACATCAAGCCGATGGAGTTTCCGGCGTCCTTCTTCCTGGACTACGCCTGGAAGCCCGAAACCTGGCCGGCGGAACGCCTGCCCGAATACACCCGACTTTGGGCCGAACAACAGTTCGGCCCCGGGCACGCGGAAGCCGTCGCCCGGATTCTCGCCCAGTACACGCAGTTCAACAGCCGCCGCAAGCCCGAACTGCTCAGCCCGGAAACGTACAGTCAGGTGAACTACCGCGAAGCCGAAACTGTTGCCGGCGAATACCACCGGTTGGCCGAGGAAGCCGAGCGGCTTCAAAACGCCCTGCCGGAGGAATATCGAGATGCCTACCACCAGCTGGTGCTCCACCCGGTGAAGGCTTGCGCCAACCTGAACGCGCTTTACGTCGCGGCCGGCCGCAACCGCCTGTACGCCGGCCAGGGCCGGGCCGCGACCAACGACTTGGCCGAAGAGGTCCGGAGGCTGTTTGCCAGGGACGCGGAGTATTCCCGCTATTACAACGAAACGATGGCGGCGGGCAAATGGAACCACATGATGGACCAGACGCACATCGGATACACGACCTGGCAGCAGCCGAAGGAAAACGTCATGCCCGAGCTGCGGGAGATCGAGCTCCCCGACGCGGCGGACATGGGCGTGGCGATGGAGGGCAGCGGCGCTTGGTGGCCGCATGCTGCGGCCGAGGCGGTTCTGCCGGAATTCGATTGCTACCGGCGGCCGGCGCGCATCCTGGAAGTGTTCAATCGCGGCCGCCGGCCTTTCGACTTCGAGGTCCGGACCGAACAGCCTTGGCTGTCCGTCTCCCCGGCCCGGGGCACGGTGGAAAAGGAGCGCCGGCTGGAGGTGCGGGTGGATTGGGACAGGGCGCCGCGGGGCGCAAGCCGTGCGGCGCTGACGGTCATCGGCCCGCGCGGCGCGCGGGTTGTGGTGCAGGCGCCCGTGCATAATCCGTCGGCGCCCAAAGCGGAGCAGGTGTGCGGGTTCGTCGAGGGCGGCGGCTGTGTTTCGATGGAAGCGGAGCACTACAGCCGGGCGGTGGAGACGGCGTCGGTCCGCTGGCTGCGGATCCCGGATTTCGGCCGGACCCTTTCGGGCATGACCCCGATGCCGGTCACGGCTCCGAGCCAAACCCCCGGCGGCGAAACTCCCCGCTTGGAATACCGGATGCATCTCTTCCGCGGCGGCAAGGTGCGCGTGCTGGCGTATCTGGCTCCGACCCTCGACTTCCGGAATGCCCAAGGCCTGCGCTACGGCGTTTCCTTCGACGACGAGCCTCCGCGGACCGTACGTTTCCTGGTGACGAATCCCCATCCGGATTGGATGAAGGCGGTCAGCGACAACATCATCCTCGCCGATTCCGAACACGACCTCGGAGCGCCGGGAGAGCATGTCTTAAAATTCTGGATGGTGGATCCGGGCGTGGTCCTCGAGAAGCTTGTCGTCGACACCGGCGGCGTGAAGCCGAGTTATTTGGGGCCGCCGGAGAGTTACCGCCGGCTCGATCCCGCATGA